A single genomic interval of Terriglobus albidus harbors:
- a CDS encoding sigma-70 family RNA polymerase sigma factor: protein MTTSTLAPVPHNAQQRATTPQRIIARQTTIDSEELVALSRKGDLSAWSELMKRHKGTAYKAAIRILKNTEDAEDAVQDAMLRAFRKLSTFRGEATFATWITRISINSALMQLRKKRRHPTLALEDLLGNETGKPALYLTANCPTPEEHYFDWEARRRLHRAIGQLPTILQGVAKDRIVKELPVEELAVKHGLSSAAAKSRLMRARRMIAHRLAPVPRVEPQVYC from the coding sequence GTGACTACATCAACGTTGGCCCCTGTACCGCACAATGCTCAGCAGAGAGCGACCACCCCGCAGAGAATCATCGCCCGGCAGACAACCATCGACTCAGAAGAGCTCGTCGCGCTAAGCCGTAAAGGAGATCTCTCGGCCTGGAGCGAGCTGATGAAACGCCACAAAGGGACGGCGTACAAGGCAGCGATACGCATCCTGAAGAACACTGAGGATGCCGAGGACGCCGTGCAGGACGCCATGCTCCGCGCCTTCCGCAAGCTCTCGACCTTCCGCGGCGAAGCCACGTTCGCAACCTGGATCACCCGCATCTCCATCAACTCCGCGCTGATGCAGCTCAGAAAGAAGAGGCGGCATCCCACCCTCGCACTCGAAGACCTGCTCGGCAATGAGACCGGCAAACCGGCTCTGTACCTGACAGCCAACTGCCCCACCCCGGAAGAACACTATTTTGACTGGGAGGCACGGAGGCGGCTACACAGGGCGATTGGCCAGCTCCCGACCATCCTGCAGGGCGTTGCCAAAGACAGAATCGTGAAGGAGCTTCCGGTCGAAGAACTGGCCGTCAAGCATGGCCTGTCGAGCGCAGCCGCCAAATCGCGCCTGATGCGCGCCCGGCGCATGATTGCTCATCGCCTGGCGCCAGTGCCCAGGGTAGAACCTCAGGTCTATTGCTGA
- a CDS encoding antitoxin Xre-like helix-turn-helix domain-containing protein, whose protein sequence is MAAATALVLPRIAGYDFDSGADLGNPSERAELSSAAIKAFLNLRKKWNLNEEQSRALLGGVASSTFHAWKTHPRRTLDQDTLTRISLLIGIYKALHIYFGKPWADRWITLENRGSLFSGRTPLAYMIQRGMPGMLDVRRMLDSWRGGQ, encoded by the coding sequence ATGGCAGCCGCCACGGCACTCGTTCTTCCCAGAATCGCCGGGTATGACTTTGACTCCGGCGCCGATCTCGGCAATCCGTCAGAGCGCGCGGAGCTCTCTTCCGCGGCGATCAAGGCTTTTCTCAATCTCCGCAAAAAGTGGAATCTCAACGAGGAACAGTCGCGCGCTCTGCTCGGTGGAGTTGCCTCTTCCACCTTCCACGCCTGGAAGACCCACCCAAGGCGGACGCTCGATCAGGACACGCTTACTCGCATCTCGCTGTTAATTGGGATCTACAAAGCGCTCCACATCTACTTCGGCAAGCCGTGGGCAGATCGCTGGATCACGCTTGAAAATCGCGGATCGCTCTTCTCCGGCCGTACACCGCTGGCCTATATGATTCAGCGCGGCATGCCCGGCATGCTGGATGTCCGTCGCATGCTCGACTCCTGGCGCGGTGGGCAGTGA
- a CDS encoding RES family NAD+ phosphorylase translates to MHRLIPSRYSDSGTVLSELTDDDEMLEKLIRLDGATNDRIQGEQSGLVGISTYELVYGIPNAHIIRAAYLHPSPTGSRFNDSTRGAWYAADKLETSLDEVGYHKAKRLAEIVVPEAADGVPPSESSTYDDWLADFHADFHALEPATDYADCLAAEPVPECYAESQKLAARLLRTQSNGIYYPSVRRKGGRCLACFRPPLVYQPRRDKRYEISFRWERRRYKREVHEVPIE, encoded by the coding sequence ATGCATCGCTTGATCCCCTCCCGCTATAGCGACAGCGGTACCGTGCTCAGTGAGCTTACGGATGACGATGAGATGCTCGAAAAGCTCATCCGGCTTGATGGCGCTACGAACGATCGTATTCAAGGCGAACAATCCGGTCTCGTCGGCATCAGCACCTATGAGCTCGTCTACGGCATTCCAAATGCTCATATCATCCGCGCGGCCTACCTTCATCCAAGTCCGACAGGATCGAGATTTAACGACTCGACCCGCGGAGCCTGGTATGCCGCGGACAAACTCGAAACCTCACTGGATGAGGTGGGCTATCACAAGGCCAAACGTCTGGCGGAGATCGTAGTTCCGGAGGCGGCCGATGGTGTCCCGCCCTCCGAATCGTCCACCTATGACGATTGGCTCGCCGACTTCCATGCAGACTTTCATGCGCTGGAGCCCGCAACCGACTACGCGGATTGCCTCGCCGCTGAGCCTGTTCCGGAGTGCTACGCGGAATCGCAGAAACTCGCAGCGCGACTTCTGAGGACGCAGTCAAACGGCATCTATTACCCAAGCGTCAGGCGCAAAGGCGGACGATGCCTCGCATGCTTTCGGCCGCCGCTTGTCTACCAGCCCCGGAGAGATAAGCGATATGAGATCTCGTTCCGCTGGGAGCGCCGGCGGTATAAGCGCGAAGTCCACGAAGTGCCAATTGAATAG
- the aqpZ gene encoding aquaporin Z, producing the protein MSVPLSKRALAEFFGTFWLVFGGCGSAVLAAAFPSLGIGFVGVALAFGLTVLTMAFAIGHISGCHLNPAVSVGLVVGGRFKISDLPAYVIAQVLGAISASGVLYLIASGKPGFSLAGGFASNGYADHSPGGYSLLACLIAEVVLTAFFLLVILGSTDERAPKGLAPIAIGLCLTLIHLISIPVTNTSVNPARSTGPAIFVGGWALGQLWLFWVAPIVGAILGGAISRTFFAVSDEEIDLVVSASPASLGEAIE; encoded by the coding sequence ATGAGTGTGCCCCTGTCTAAGCGAGCTCTTGCTGAGTTTTTTGGAACGTTCTGGCTGGTTTTCGGAGGGTGCGGCAGCGCCGTTTTGGCTGCGGCTTTCCCATCTCTTGGCATCGGATTCGTTGGTGTTGCCCTGGCCTTCGGATTAACCGTCCTGACCATGGCCTTCGCCATCGGTCATATCTCCGGTTGTCACCTTAACCCTGCAGTTTCGGTGGGATTGGTTGTCGGCGGACGCTTCAAGATCTCCGATCTTCCTGCTTATGTCATCGCGCAGGTGCTCGGCGCCATTTCTGCTTCGGGCGTGCTCTACCTCATCGCCAGCGGCAAGCCGGGATTCAGTCTTGCCGGCGGTTTCGCATCGAATGGCTATGCGGATCACTCGCCCGGCGGCTACTCGCTGCTGGCCTGCCTGATTGCGGAAGTGGTGCTTACAGCCTTCTTCCTGCTGGTGATTCTGGGCTCTACCGATGAACGTGCTCCGAAGGGCCTTGCGCCGATCGCCATTGGTCTCTGCCTGACGCTGATCCACCTGATCAGCATCCCGGTGACCAACACCTCGGTCAATCCCGCGCGCAGCACCGGCCCGGCGATCTTTGTCGGAGGCTGGGCTCTCGGTCAGTTGTGGCTCTTCTGGGTGGCTCCCATCGTCGGAGCGATTTTGGGCGGTGCGATCTCGCGGACGTTCTTCGCGGTATCGGACGAAGAGATTGACCTGGTCGTATCGGCAAGTCCAGCCAGTCTCGGCGAGGCCATCGAATAG
- a CDS encoding phospholipase D-like domain-containing protein produces the protein MAVVTATKGPFSVKAYIGDSKTLLAFNFASAADARNLAGFSIYCQPPSGAKPYYLSNNLRFALPANHAQVASEPPTSTANAPIQKYRWVAFPGLLHGGTQPPTGDYLYTVTPRFFDSNGKMLPMDSNRAATVKVPVGPFAKGALTVGFTRGYMQSQAYAHHFGASTRIEPANRGLQYNTAAQAGTNAQGTPCTYNDIYAWMGASARKLVFDLLNQVENDDSFTLDVFAYDLDEPDIVTIFLKLAAQGKVRMILDDATLHIQHTDSKTHKTITPLEVPFAQQFQAMAKAPAALVRGCFDRYSHDKIFILSKNGSPVRVLTGSTNFSVTGLYVNANHVLAFDDPGVAQHYSDVFEQSWTLLQQYPNQSQAAASSFAGTPLAEQPFTPTGRRVPQMSVTFSPHTLDTTQSLLTAISDRITSEAQADKGNVIFAVMQLTGSNTPVYNTLDAIHNTTTLYSYGISDAPEGTYLYKPGTATGVLVTGRPGKTTLPPPFDQVPSPPGHEIHDKFVVCGLNGDDPVVYCGSSNLATGGEQQNGDNLLQIHDADVATAFAIEALLLVDHYSFLNRYANPKKPHAAPTAATATKKAATKKTVGKKTVKKAAKKTVAKKVAVKTATKKVAKKAVKKAAKKTTKKARP, from the coding sequence ATGGCAGTCGTTACCGCGACCAAAGGTCCTTTTTCAGTAAAAGCCTATATAGGCGATTCGAAAACTCTGCTGGCCTTCAATTTTGCCAGTGCCGCCGATGCCAGGAACCTTGCCGGCTTCAGCATCTACTGCCAGCCGCCCAGCGGCGCGAAGCCGTATTACCTCTCCAACAACCTGCGCTTCGCACTTCCGGCCAATCATGCTCAAGTTGCCAGTGAGCCGCCTACCTCCACGGCCAACGCTCCCATTCAGAAGTACCGCTGGGTCGCATTCCCTGGCCTGCTGCACGGCGGCACTCAGCCGCCGACGGGTGACTACCTCTATACGGTCACGCCCCGGTTCTTCGATAGCAACGGGAAGATGCTCCCGATGGATTCCAACCGTGCGGCCACGGTCAAGGTGCCCGTCGGTCCCTTTGCCAAAGGTGCGCTGACAGTCGGCTTCACACGGGGCTACATGCAGTCGCAGGCGTATGCCCACCACTTCGGTGCATCGACGCGGATCGAGCCGGCAAACCGCGGCCTGCAATACAACACTGCCGCGCAGGCAGGAACGAATGCCCAGGGCACGCCCTGCACTTATAACGACATCTATGCCTGGATGGGAGCTTCGGCTCGCAAGCTGGTCTTCGATCTGTTGAATCAGGTCGAGAACGATGACTCGTTCACGCTCGATGTCTTTGCCTACGACCTCGATGAGCCGGACATCGTCACCATCTTTCTGAAGCTGGCGGCGCAGGGTAAGGTCCGCATGATTCTGGATGATGCGACCCTGCACATCCAGCACACGGACTCGAAGACACATAAAACGATCACGCCACTGGAGGTGCCCTTCGCGCAGCAGTTCCAGGCGATGGCCAAGGCGCCTGCGGCCCTTGTGCGCGGATGCTTCGACCGCTACTCGCATGACAAGATCTTCATCCTCTCGAAGAACGGCAGCCCGGTCCGAGTGCTGACCGGCTCGACCAACTTTTCGGTCACCGGCCTCTATGTCAATGCCAACCACGTGCTGGCCTTTGATGACCCCGGCGTGGCCCAGCACTACTCCGATGTCTTCGAGCAGAGCTGGACGCTGCTGCAGCAGTATCCGAACCAGTCGCAGGCGGCTGCATCCAGTTTTGCCGGTACTCCTTTGGCGGAGCAGCCGTTTACTCCAACCGGACGACGCGTGCCGCAGATGAGCGTAACGTTCTCACCGCATACACTCGACACGACGCAGAGCCTGCTGACCGCGATCTCTGACCGCATTACCAGCGAGGCGCAGGCAGACAAAGGAAACGTCATCTTCGCGGTGATGCAGCTGACCGGCAGCAATACACCGGTCTACAACACGCTCGATGCCATTCACAACACAACGACGCTCTACAGCTACGGCATCTCCGATGCACCCGAGGGCACGTACCTCTACAAGCCTGGTACAGCCACTGGCGTACTGGTCACAGGAAGGCCGGGCAAGACGACCCTTCCGCCCCCCTTCGATCAGGTGCCGTCACCGCCGGGACACGAGATCCACGACAAGTTCGTCGTCTGCGGACTGAATGGAGACGATCCCGTGGTGTACTGCGGCTCCTCCAATCTGGCGACCGGCGGCGAGCAGCAGAACGGGGATAATCTGCTGCAGATTCACGACGCCGATGTAGCCACTGCGTTTGCGATCGAAGCGCTGCTGCTGGTGGATCACTATAGCTTCCTCAATCGCTACGCGAATCCGAAGAAACCGCACGCAGCGCCGACGGCGGCCACTGCTACGAAGAAAGCTGCTACGAAAAAAACCGTGGGGAAGAAGACGGTAAAGAAAGCTGCAAAGAAGACTGTGGCCAAGAAAGTAGCTGTTAAGACAGCAACGAAGAAAGTGGCAAAGAAGGCCGTCAAGAAGGCTGCGAAAAAAACAACGAAGAAGGCTAGGCCATAG
- a CDS encoding DUF1868 domain-containing protein: protein MTTHTRRQFLLESSAAVAASLLPSSLFAQPAAAETPKIPNRDTTLKFNPDGTPRPFAGNTVICHLPVQSAMRDAMATLHQELKRASYHTKLGLTSTDSYHMTIFPGANDLDRSAYGWPSYVPSDAPIEVCTRMVGERIAKKQFACQLPLRVRVDQEYTINYPMACSLRLVGADAEEGRKLRSLRDQLAEVFGFRLRDHAEYQFHMTMSYQMVPFTAEERSAYRDLMRVHIKRIAEAVPVLELGIPEFCSFPDMFRFEPQHLLVCS from the coding sequence TTGACCACCCACACCCGCCGTCAGTTTCTTCTCGAGTCCTCTGCTGCCGTAGCCGCATCGCTGCTTCCGTCTTCGTTGTTCGCGCAACCCGCCGCGGCAGAAACACCTAAGATTCCAAACCGCGACACGACGCTCAAGTTCAATCCCGATGGCACACCGCGCCCGTTTGCAGGAAACACGGTGATTTGTCATCTTCCCGTGCAGTCGGCGATGCGCGATGCGATGGCGACGCTGCATCAGGAGCTGAAGCGCGCGAGCTACCACACCAAGCTCGGACTGACCTCGACCGATAGCTACCACATGACCATCTTTCCGGGAGCAAACGACCTGGACCGTTCCGCATATGGGTGGCCATCCTATGTCCCCTCTGACGCTCCCATCGAAGTCTGCACCCGCATGGTGGGCGAGCGGATCGCGAAGAAACAATTCGCATGCCAGTTGCCGCTGCGTGTCCGCGTCGACCAGGAATACACCATCAACTATCCCATGGCATGCAGCTTGCGGTTGGTAGGGGCTGATGCAGAGGAAGGCAGGAAGCTGCGGTCACTACGCGATCAACTTGCGGAGGTCTTTGGCTTCCGGCTACGGGATCACGCCGAATATCAGTTCCACATGACGATGTCGTACCAGATGGTTCCGTTTACCGCGGAAGAGCGGAGTGCCTATCGCGACCTGATGCGGGTTCACATCAAGCGCATCGCAGAGGCTGTGCCGGTGCTGGAGCTGGGTATCCCCGAGTTCTGCAGCTTCCCGGACATGTTCCGCTTCGAACCGCAGCATCTGCTGGTGTGTTCATAG
- a CDS encoding TonB-dependent receptor has product MRGLSVGTTTSVGSTTYGANAMTPNINKKQSARWYGLLLRLALLLVLAAGGRVYAQFDSGAVLGTIKDPSGATINGASVELTNVAKGVKSTRQTDASGSYEFDSVQPGDYIVTVTSSGFQNLKTDSFRVNVGARQRVDLTLSVGQTGDSVTVTDAAEQLETETSDRGQTIQGAEAVTLPLNGRSYADLAQLVPGVRRSLIATVASNPPRDASYNVNGLTSMDNNFVLDGIDNNAYQEANQGYSNQAVIPSPDSLQEFKVQTDNYSAEYGRAGGAIVNATTRSGTNAFHGGAYEYFRNTVLNAFGPFYGTGIKPTLVQNQFGGTFGGPVLRDKLFFFVDYEGLRAVSHSLTTATLPTTAELNGIFTTDGTATGTPIPIKNPYTGVVYSNGRVPLGDPNINPVALKVFSLLPSPNIPGAALTAANYQYLPAAPTVDDKGDGRVDFVRNDRQNGFFRYSQRAVTYFQPPPFPGAAGGNSNGTLYARTRQLAAGYNWTLTPTSILEMRFGETWTESGKFPIFLGATNLLAGIPNVPQDPAYTGGLSPQSVSGFTQFGEQGTNPQFNNPTQANPKVNYTWIRGRHSLKVGYEFGWMSQAISDFHPKFGSDTYAGSFSSAGSATTAQAANLADFLFGARSNYQLNAVNEVNYLRYWHMGYLQDDWKPLPSLTVNLGFRYEFMTPNYEENNKLYNFDPVNNRLLAAGSGTDVNSTAPGHVYNLHYVGGNSLADRGLVDPNYKNVGPRVGFAYQALPKTVIRGGYAISYAYLFRFGGEGLLAYNGPNNYAATLPSNQTPSQGLCTSLTQDPTTCFRRTQDGYQTNFAGPVNFSTTKAQTRYTPKDFKPAYVQAFHLSVQQELPYNTTLEVAYVGNHTVHIPALLDFNQARLCLPSEVPAAAQGQCTTSLLNRRPIANFTDILTESNAGSLIYHSLQTKLQRRFRGGVFLINSFTWSRGIDLNSADLETQNGDSALINKANPAGDRGPSGYNQPLNNTTSAIVDLPFGKGRRFGSSAPGWQQQILGGWQLTGINVVTSGVPINLTYSPSSNQVVSTTSATYAIRPNLTGSPSAVYGKTLVKTASALNGYLIAGSGTTPPPGVSIPAGTQLFGNAGRNILRGPAFGQFDLSAHKRFTLPNERYNAEFRIEAFNVFNATNYISPSSSVGSVNATSGAPTYSSSFGSFTGSTSVYPSRQVQLVLRVAF; this is encoded by the coding sequence ATGCGCGGGCTTTCTGTTGGAACCACTACTTCTGTTGGAAGCACTACTTATGGAGCGAATGCAATGACGCCGAACATCAATAAGAAACAATCTGCCCGATGGTATGGGCTACTCCTTCGCCTGGCCCTGTTGCTGGTGCTGGCGGCCGGAGGCAGGGTCTACGCCCAGTTCGATTCGGGCGCGGTGCTGGGTACGATCAAGGATCCTTCGGGAGCAACGATCAACGGCGCATCGGTCGAGCTGACCAATGTCGCCAAGGGCGTCAAGAGCACGCGGCAGACAGACGCGAGCGGATCCTATGAGTTCGATAGCGTACAGCCGGGCGACTACATCGTGACGGTGACGTCATCGGGCTTCCAGAATCTGAAGACGGACTCCTTCCGGGTGAACGTTGGAGCACGTCAGCGTGTCGACCTTACTCTCAGCGTCGGTCAGACCGGCGACAGCGTTACCGTGACCGACGCAGCCGAGCAGTTAGAGACAGAGACCAGCGACCGCGGTCAGACGATCCAGGGAGCCGAAGCGGTGACCCTGCCGCTGAACGGACGCTCCTATGCCGACCTGGCGCAACTGGTGCCGGGTGTCCGCCGCTCGCTGATTGCAACGGTTGCCTCCAACCCGCCGCGCGATGCTTCCTACAACGTCAACGGCCTTACCTCGATGGACAACAACTTCGTCCTGGATGGCATCGACAACAATGCTTATCAGGAAGCCAACCAGGGATATTCGAACCAGGCAGTGATTCCGTCACCCGACTCACTGCAGGAGTTCAAGGTACAGACCGACAACTACTCTGCGGAGTATGGCCGCGCCGGCGGTGCCATCGTCAACGCCACCACCCGCAGCGGAACCAATGCCTTCCACGGCGGTGCATACGAGTACTTCCGCAACACGGTGCTGAACGCCTTCGGGCCCTTCTACGGAACCGGCATCAAGCCGACGCTGGTACAGAATCAGTTTGGCGGCACCTTCGGCGGTCCGGTGTTGCGTGACAAGCTCTTCTTCTTCGTGGACTACGAAGGTCTGCGCGCCGTCTCTCACTCTCTCACCACCGCAACCTTGCCAACCACTGCTGAGCTGAACGGAATCTTTACGACAGACGGCACCGCAACGGGTACTCCAATCCCGATCAAGAATCCCTATACGGGTGTGGTGTACAGCAATGGCCGTGTACCGCTCGGCGACCCGAACATCAATCCTGTCGCGCTGAAGGTCTTCAGCCTGCTGCCCTCGCCGAATATTCCCGGGGCCGCACTGACAGCGGCGAACTATCAATATCTCCCTGCGGCTCCGACGGTTGACGACAAGGGCGATGGCCGTGTCGACTTCGTTCGTAACGATCGCCAAAATGGTTTCTTCCGCTACAGCCAGCGCGCGGTCACCTACTTCCAGCCGCCGCCGTTTCCCGGTGCCGCCGGCGGTAACAGCAATGGAACCCTCTATGCCCGGACACGGCAGCTCGCTGCGGGCTATAACTGGACACTGACGCCCACCTCGATTCTGGAGATGCGCTTCGGTGAGACCTGGACGGAGAGCGGAAAGTTCCCCATCTTCCTCGGTGCTACGAATCTGTTGGCGGGTATTCCTAACGTCCCGCAGGATCCTGCCTATACCGGTGGCCTGAGCCCGCAGTCTGTCTCTGGCTTCACGCAGTTCGGCGAGCAGGGAACCAATCCGCAGTTCAACAATCCCACGCAGGCGAATCCTAAGGTCAACTACACCTGGATCAGGGGCCGCCACAGCCTGAAGGTCGGCTATGAGTTCGGCTGGATGTCGCAGGCGATCTCTGACTTTCATCCGAAGTTCGGTTCGGATACCTATGCGGGTTCGTTCAGCTCAGCCGGCAGCGCAACGACAGCGCAGGCGGCGAACCTTGCGGACTTCCTCTTCGGCGCGCGCAGCAACTACCAGTTGAACGCGGTCAATGAGGTGAACTATCTGCGCTACTGGCACATGGGCTATCTGCAGGATGACTGGAAGCCGCTGCCTTCGCTGACCGTGAACCTCGGATTTCGCTATGAGTTCATGACGCCGAACTACGAAGAGAACAACAAGCTCTACAACTTCGACCCGGTGAACAACCGTCTGCTGGCCGCCGGTAGCGGAACGGACGTGAACAGCACAGCGCCAGGACACGTTTACAACCTCCACTATGTCGGCGGTAACTCGCTGGCCGATCGTGGTCTGGTTGATCCGAACTATAAGAACGTCGGTCCGCGCGTGGGCTTTGCCTACCAGGCCCTGCCGAAGACAGTGATTCGCGGCGGTTACGCCATCAGCTATGCCTATCTTTTCCGTTTCGGTGGAGAGGGCCTGCTTGCCTACAACGGCCCGAACAACTACGCAGCGACGCTGCCCTCGAACCAGACACCGAGCCAGGGCCTGTGCACCTCGTTGACGCAGGATCCCACGACCTGCTTCCGCAGAACACAGGATGGTTATCAGACCAACTTTGCCGGACCGGTGAACTTCTCCACCACCAAGGCGCAGACGCGGTATACGCCGAAGGACTTCAAGCCCGCCTATGTGCAGGCCTTCCATCTGTCAGTCCAGCAGGAGCTGCCCTATAACACCACGCTGGAAGTGGCGTACGTCGGCAATCACACCGTCCATATCCCGGCGCTTCTGGACTTCAACCAGGCGCGCCTGTGCCTGCCCAGCGAAGTTCCGGCTGCGGCGCAGGGCCAGTGCACGACCTCGTTGCTCAACCGCCGGCCGATCGCCAACTTTACTGACATCCTGACGGAGAGCAACGCAGGATCTCTGATCTATCACTCGCTGCAGACCAAGCTGCAGCGCCGTTTCCGCGGCGGTGTTTTCCTCATCAACTCGTTTACCTGGTCGCGCGGCATCGATCTGAACTCCGCCGATCTGGAGACGCAGAACGGCGACAGCGCGCTGATCAACAAGGCCAACCCCGCCGGCGATCGTGGACCTTCGGGTTACAACCAGCCGCTGAACAACACCACCTCCGCGATTGTCGATCTGCCCTTCGGCAAGGGACGCCGCTTCGGTTCGTCGGCTCCTGGATGGCAGCAGCAGATCCTCGGTGGCTGGCAGTTGACCGGCATCAACGTGGTGACGAGCGGAGTGCCCATCAACCTGACCTATTCGCCGAGCAGCAACCAGGTGGTCTCGACAACAAGCGCGACGTATGCGATCCGGCCTAATCTGACGGGATCGCCGTCAGCGGTCTATGGCAAGACGCTGGTCAAGACGGCGAGCGCGTTGAACGGCTATCTGATCGCAGGCTCGGGAACGACGCCGCCTCCGGGTGTCTCGATTCCCGCCGGCACGCAGCTCTTCGGCAATGCAGGCCGCAATATCCTGCGTGGCCCGGCATTTGGACAGTTCGATCTTTCGGCGCACAAACGGTTTACGCTGCCGAACGAACGGTACAACGCCGAGTTCCGGATTGAGGCCTTCAACGTCTTCAACGCCACCAACTACATCAGCCCTTCTTCGAGCGTTGGCTCGGTGAATGCTACTTCAGGAGCACCGACGTACAGCAGCAGCTTTGGCAGTTTCACGGGCAGCACCAGTGTGTATCCATCACGCCAGGTGCAGCTTGTACTGCGCGTTGCCTTCTAA
- a CDS encoding YncE family protein, whose amino-acid sequence MQRVIRIGTIVFSLLLAGALPSLAQNKWSEKQTFPIGGQGGWDYLTVDPATHRLFVPRGTHTLVVDADSGKTLGDIPGQKIAHGVAIAPEAGRGFISDGGGDGAIVIFDLKTFAILGKITAQPDADGIIYDPALKRVLVVSGDKGVMMTFSPEIDPAAGKIETPIDLGGSPEFLASDGAGKIYVNLMDKNEVAVVDMKTRKVAARWPVAPGGAPVGMSIDTKKKQLYIGCRKPQKLIVMSLTDGKVLSALPIGDGVDATKADGGEIFASCRDGSLAVARETSPGNFEIVQMVKTRTGARTMGIDPMTHRIYLPTAEYETGPNGKPATKPNSFMIVVVARQ is encoded by the coding sequence ATGCAACGAGTGATACGCATTGGAACCATCGTATTTTCCCTTCTGCTTGCCGGTGCTCTACCATCTCTGGCGCAAAACAAATGGTCAGAGAAGCAAACCTTTCCCATCGGAGGACAAGGTGGATGGGACTATCTGACAGTCGATCCGGCGACTCACCGGCTGTTTGTTCCACGCGGCACGCACACGCTGGTAGTCGATGCAGATTCAGGCAAGACGCTGGGTGATATTCCAGGCCAGAAGATCGCGCATGGTGTGGCCATCGCTCCGGAAGCGGGACGAGGCTTCATCAGTGACGGCGGCGGAGACGGCGCGATTGTGATCTTCGACCTCAAGACATTTGCCATCCTGGGCAAGATCACCGCCCAGCCCGATGCAGACGGAATCATCTACGATCCTGCTCTTAAGCGGGTGCTGGTTGTCTCTGGAGACAAAGGTGTCATGATGACCTTCAGCCCGGAGATCGATCCCGCGGCGGGCAAGATAGAGACGCCGATCGATCTGGGAGGATCGCCTGAGTTCCTTGCTTCAGATGGCGCCGGAAAGATCTACGTCAACCTGATGGACAAGAACGAAGTCGCGGTCGTAGACATGAAGACGCGCAAGGTGGCTGCGCGCTGGCCGGTCGCTCCTGGTGGTGCTCCCGTCGGCATGTCGATCGACACAAAAAAGAAGCAGCTCTATATCGGCTGCCGGAAACCGCAGAAGCTGATCGTCATGAGCCTGACGGACGGCAAGGTCTTGTCGGCGCTGCCCATCGGTGACGGAGTCGATGCGACCAAGGCCGACGGTGGAGAGATCTTTGCGAGCTGCCGCGATGGTTCCCTCGCTGTTGCGCGCGAAACCTCGCCGGGCAACTTCGAGATCGTGCAAATGGTGAAGACGCGGACCGGTGCAAGAACAATGGGGATTGATCCGATGACGCACCGCATCTATCTGCCGACGGCGGAGTATGAGACCGGTCCGAATGGCAAACCAGCCACTAAGCCGAATAGTTTCATGATTGTTGTTGTTGCCCGGCAGTAG
- a CDS encoding tetratricopeptide repeat protein: MTDPQPASPNPSTSSTKKTHRLPTWFFALAAVVSIMVLLVGLAGRQKQRSTEVVASVHDAGGELKLHPDGTLTAPAGFTAEQLTVLATVLQDHRLPAPAAPDASAALQEKAAAIEKVNPQAHLLLATLYRKAGQTEAAKQQLEQLIRENPDSALVRELEKSLQ; encoded by the coding sequence ATGACTGATCCGCAACCGGCCAGCCCGAATCCGTCGACCTCTTCTACGAAGAAGACTCATCGACTCCCCACATGGTTTTTTGCACTGGCGGCGGTGGTGTCGATCATGGTGCTGCTGGTTGGGCTTGCAGGACGCCAGAAGCAGCGGTCGACCGAGGTTGTCGCATCGGTTCACGACGCTGGTGGTGAGTTGAAGCTGCATCCCGATGGCACTCTCACTGCACCTGCAGGATTTACCGCGGAGCAACTGACGGTACTAGCCACGGTGCTGCAGGATCACCGTTTACCAGCTCCTGCCGCGCCCGATGCGTCGGCAGCTTTACAAGAGAAGGCAGCCGCGATTGAAAAGGTGAATCCACAGGCGCATCTGCTGCTGGCTACTCTGTATCGGAAGGCTGGTCAGACGGAGGCTGCGAAGCAGCAGTTGGAACAGCTCATACGGGAGAATCCTGATTCAGCGTTGGTGCGTGAGCTGGAGAAGAGTTTGCAGTAG